A single genomic interval of Rosistilla ulvae harbors:
- a CDS encoding ABC transporter ATP-binding protein: MIRALDFHKAYDDTIAVAGLSFEVLPGQVLGLVGPNGAGKTTTLRALSGLIPATRGRLEVAGLDVEQHPIAVKQQTAYVPDDPQLFDDLTVGQHMDFFASVYRVADAETKTQGLLQTFDLIEKVDQRASALSRGMRQKLAVCCAYLYSPAAILLDEPMTGLDPPGIRNLLESVRQRAADGAAIMISSHLLAMIESVCTDVLVLERGRAKFCGSIDAFKARFESAGTPASLEQAFFAATACELPVGASG; the protein is encoded by the coding sequence ATGATCCGCGCACTTGATTTTCACAAAGCCTACGATGACACCATCGCGGTGGCAGGTCTCTCCTTTGAAGTCTTGCCCGGCCAAGTCCTTGGACTCGTCGGGCCCAACGGCGCCGGGAAGACGACGACGCTGCGAGCGTTGAGCGGACTGATACCGGCGACCCGCGGACGATTGGAAGTCGCTGGACTGGATGTCGAACAGCATCCGATCGCGGTCAAGCAGCAGACGGCGTATGTCCCCGACGATCCACAATTGTTCGACGACCTGACCGTCGGCCAACACATGGACTTCTTCGCATCGGTCTACCGCGTCGCCGATGCCGAAACCAAAACACAAGGTTTGTTACAGACCTTCGATTTGATCGAGAAGGTCGACCAGCGAGCGAGCGCCCTCAGCCGCGGGATGCGACAAAAACTTGCCGTCTGTTGCGCGTACCTCTATTCGCCAGCAGCGATTCTGTTGGATGAACCGATGACGGGGTTGGACCCGCCGGGGATTCGCAATCTGTTGGAATCGGTTCGCCAGCGAGCGGCCGATGGTGCAGCGATCATGATCAGTTCGCATCTGTTGGCGATGATCGAATCGGTCTGCACCGATGTGCTGGTGTTGGAACGGGGCCGCGCCAAGTTCTGTGGATCGATCGATGCGTTTAAAGCTCGCTTCGAATCGGCCGGAACGCCGGCGTCGTTGGAACAAGCGTTCTTCGCCGCGACGGCTTGCGAGCTGCCGGTGGGAGCAAGCGGATGA